Within Wyeomyia smithii strain HCP4-BCI-WySm-NY-G18 chromosome 2, ASM2978416v1, whole genome shotgun sequence, the genomic segment GCCTGATCATTTAGTATTTGTGCCTCATTCGGCTCAATAATTCCCCCAGCTGAGAGACCAAGGATTTTCCCGCTGGTTTCTTCCTCTGCTAGTACTACAAAGCCAGCATCGATAATCGAAAGCGAGAATTCCATATCGTCTTCTGTTACTTCACTTCCACCGTAGTAGCTTTGCGTAACCGGTTCCTCGGGATAGAAATATCTTTCCAACGCATTCCGACAGTTTTCCCGATCAGCTAAGATTGCCGTTCGAAAGATTATTCCCGGTACTGCTTCCATTTTACTTTTCACGTGAACCGATCGATAGATGCATGTAACTAGCGAGTGAGAATTGCAACTGACTAAACGCATACGCTGCATTTGTTGATCTCATGAATGATTCAACAGCGTGATTGTTGGTTGGTGGTGGGGAAATCACCAAGCTTGTAAGTAAATTGTGAATTCTAAGCTGCAATGCAAAGTTCCGTTCAAAAGCAATACTCGTGCAGAAACATCTGGGGTAGCTTTTTTTGCACGAAAGATACCTTACTTTTGAGTGCATTTGCATTTCAAATAGAAATGTTGGAATTTTAATTGCGTGAGCAACACGGTCAGTGATGTTTTTACACAAGATGCTGGTTTTTTATGGTTTGTGGTTTTAGCTTGATTCAGATTTTGATAGCTGATTATGGCGATAAAGCCGGAAAAAAACGTTGAGATCTAGGAGTAGTGCTGAGAGCTTGATGTTAAATCATGGCgagaattttatttgtttctgaTACCCGTACAAAcatttcatttgttttcttGTTGTGAATTATGATATCAATATAATTCTGGATTTGTCTAATAGCTCTTTTGACGTGATCATCTACAATCTGCAAATTGTTTGAGATATATTTTCATGAATCTTGTCTTCATTTATAGCCCTTGAAGGTACATCATTATGTTCAATAAGAAAACCGTAATTTATTCCACctgtttttcaaacaaaaaacagtgtGAAATCAAAGCTCCTCACTTGAATATCACAGGTGAGACAAAATCTTCTTTTGTGCACTATTTGCTGATGCCGAGTTGATAATTTTGAACTTATAGAGCCGCGAAACCGGGGAAAGTTCATTTCAAGTCAAAAcaagaaataaaactgaaacccATAATCCTATAAATGACTCAACAaacattaaactaaaaaaaaaaaaaacaaatgactgCATACGAAATAGACTTGCTTTGATACTATGAAAGGCTGTTGCCATCCACCAGGTGGCATGCAATAAAAAACAGGCAAAAAATGTAACATGGATTTCGTCAAAACCAGGATGAACAAATCAATCAAATATAGTAAGCTTTTTAGACACGATACTTGTGTATTTATGGGATTACCACTGTTTCGTATAACCTACAGTAAATTGGTTTTGATCTAAGCactaatcaataaataaaaccgaAAGTCCTGATTCACTTTTGAAGTGAACTAcgttctcatacaaaatgtccGCTATTCGAATGGTTATTGCTAGCATAAAAAGCCAAAAGCGATACAGATTTTAACGCTCATGTGGGAAACTGTGTTTCCTCAGAGTGCGCAACGGGTGCGTTAATCACAGCCGGTATCGTGAAGCCCCCAGCGTCGTGAACTACCGAATCCGTGCTCTCGATTGGGAGAAAACAGTCTGACGAACTTTCCGGAGCATTTTTCGAACGCTTGGAAGAAACCGAATCGTGCGAGTCTTCACTCCTAATCAAACCGGCCTTGTGATCGCTCTTGTGACGAGCTAACAGTTCCGCATTAACCGAGCTAAAATTGCACAGATCGCATTTGATTGATTCATACTCCTTAGGATGGTTGAGTCGTATGTGAGTTTTGAGTGCACTAGCCTGTATGGTAAGCAGACCACAAAACTTACATTCATACCATTTATCCTGAAAACAAATATGTAATGATGTGAATCTATATTGAGATATAATATTCACCTTAGTGTGGCGTTTCTCGTGATATTTGAGAGCACTGGGATCTGCTGTTCGGAATGGACATTCTTTACATTCTAAAGGTTTCTGTCCTGAATGCTGGCGCATGTGTATCTACGaatcaaatatttcaaaattaataATTCTGAACCAATAATCAACAGCGATTCTACCGTTAAAGTAACCTTCCGAGCAGATTTATAACCACAAACACTACAGATGAACGGCTTAATTTTGTGATGAACAGTTTTGATGTGTTTCGATAATACTTTTGAGGTACTGAACATGTGCCCACAGATATCGCACTTTCTTTCGGCGTACCACGGTAATTTGTCCGCTGTTTTCCCTTCGACATTATTTGCTTCATCATCTTCGTCTTCGGCATCAACGTCTTGCTCTGCATTTTCTCCAGCCAAAGCAGAATTTGCGTCCCCTCCTGCCGAAGCTGctggtttttgtttttgacgCTGCAACTGTTGCTTTTtgtgaatgttttcatgaaCGAGCAATTGAGCCTTGGTGGCGAACGATTTACTACACGACGAACACCCGAACGCTTTGACCGGACGATGTGTTTGGAGATGGCGGTACACTTTCACTGCAATAAAATTTGATATTAAATAGGAAAATAACATAGATCGTATGCATACCTGCGAAATCGAATCGCATGTCACAAATCGGACACTTGAGCATGTTAGCATCCACTTGGTGCTGTTTCCATAGATGCTGAGAGCATTCACGCCACCTTGGAAACTCTATTCCACATTGATaacatttaaaattgtcctttttTTCCTCCTTTCCTACTGGCGCTGGGATTGGCCCACCTGGACCAATCAACCCAGGTTCTATATTATGACACTTGATGTGAATATCCCGCTTCGCCCGAGTTTCGAACTTATAGACACAACCTTTCTGCGGGCACTTCAACTTGAGCCCAGCCAGCAATTTAAGCTTGAGCGTTTTCAGTGTCATTGGCCCGAGGAACTCATTCAGCTCAGCATCTTCCGAAAAATCATCAGCCTTGGAAAC encodes:
- the LOC129724973 gene encoding uncharacterized protein LOC129724973 isoform X2 codes for the protein MEAVPGIIFRTAILADRENCRNALERYFYPEEPVTQSYYGGSEVTEDDMEFSLSIIDAGFVVLAEEETSGKILGLSAGGIIEPNEAQILNDQASKTETQKFSDILRFLAYMASESMVCERFKVTKAYHIHCLAVDPEARGRSLGKRLMEKQFELAAKNAGDGVCLYGALCRLSQ
- the LOC129724974 gene encoding zinc finger protein 155 — its product is MESGVAAFDPNDLISYSPEESEDEGKPPPDSTTTLTESQQAATASSLPGATAAKVSSADLAAISGEEIQLTLPAFTPRSSGPVSVHLRSPLQGACFKCKFCPTYTHTAEDFIKHFIMHFGRNRISYKQMSREEVQALPNANEKFVCGVCGKCFEVRNDVRDHMIQDHGFVEAKTKEVAEVSKPNPSSSNVVKRKLEDDFVDSQKLTISDSSCSSDNGTVKVTPSVGQVCVVQSITPKTSIPVAGAPVTTISSTSSAVCDSDTPKSSNIQQPQLGKSQQATVSIVSKADDFSEDAELNEFLGPMTLKTLKLKLLAGLKLKCPQKGCVYKFETRAKRDIHIKCHNIEPGLIGPGGPIPAPVGKEEKKDNFKCYQCGIEFPRWRECSQHLWKQHQVDANMLKCPICDMRFDFAVKVYRHLQTHRPVKAFGCSSCSKSFATKAQLLVHENIHKKQQLQRQKQKPAASAGGDANSALAGENAEQDVDAEDEDDEANNVEGKTADKLPWYAERKCDICGHMFSTSKVLSKHIKTVHHKIKPFICSVCGYKSARKVTLTIHMRQHSGQKPLECKECPFRTADPSALKYHEKRHTKDKWYECKFCGLLTIQASALKTHIRLNHPKEYESIKCDLCNFSSVNAELLARHKSDHKAGLIRSEDSHDSVSSKRSKNAPESSSDCFLPIESTDSVVHDAGGFTIPAVINAPVAHSEETQFPT